The genomic window TCTACCGCGAGCAGGGCAGCGTCGACGACATGGCCGTGCTGTACCACGACGCCTACGCGTCGGGCATGATCACGGTCGGCGTCTTCCTGGCGCTCGCGCTCGTCGTGGGGGTCACCGACCTCGCGGGTCGAGCGCGTTCGGGCTCGCAGACGCCCTGAGTGCAGGCGGCGTCGCGGACGCGCTCAGACGCCGTAGCGGGTGCGGATCTCAGCGCGGAGCTCGTGACTGCACCGTTCCACAACATCGTCCCAGAGTTCGGTCGCGCCGTCCTGTGCGCGGTCCGACACGGCACGGAGGATGCGAATGGGCACACCGAACTGCTGCGCCACCCAGATGAGCGCGTAGGACTCCATGTCGACGAGACTCCCGCCGAGGCCACGGATGAGTCTCACGGTCTCGGCATCGTCGACGAAATGGTCTCCCGTGGCGATGACCATGCCCTCGTGACCGGTCTCGACGCGAGCGGGGAGCGAAACGTGCTCGCCGAAGGCGCCGTCGAGGCCCTTCACGTCGTGCTGGATCGCCGCGGCGATGTCGTAGATGCCGCCCTGGACGTCGTCGTCGATCGCTCCGGCGGTTCCGACGACCACGATCTCGTCGTAATCGCCCGCGCACAGGGCCCGCGTCAACGCGTAGGCGGCCGGGATCTTGCCCACTCCGGTGAGCAGGCGCTCGAACCCGGGGATCTCCGCCTCGAAGGCGTTGAGTTCGGACGCATGGGCGGCGACGAGGAGCTTCACCCCACCATTGTCGCCGACGCCGACGCCGACGCCGCCGCGCGTTCGCGCCGCGTGCCCCCCCCCGCGACGAGACGCCCGCCGCGCCGGAACACGCACCGTGGGCGCGCTCCGCGTGCGGCGGGCGTTCACGCGAAGGGGAGAGTCGTCGCTCAGCCCTGTGCGGGCTCGGATGCGGCCGACAGGTGCGCGAGCTCGTCGCTCGTCAACTCGAGCGACGCGCTGGCGAGCAGGTCGGCGACTTGTTCCACCTTCGAGGCGCTCGCGATGGGGGCGGCCACGGTGGGCTGCAGGCGCAACCAGGCCAGTGCCGTCGCCGCGACGGAGGCACCGTGCGCGTCACCGACCTCCTCGAGGGCGTCGATCAGCTTCAGCCCTGCGGGAGTGGCGAGTTTCGCCGCACCCTCCGCGCGAGGCGAATCGCCCGTGGCATCCGCCGAGCGGTACTTGCCGGTGAGGAACCCGCTGGCGAGGGCGTAGTACGGCACGAGCGACATGCCGTACTGCTCAGCCACGGGCACGATGTCGTTCTCGACCTCGGTGCGGTGCACGAGGTTGTAGTGCGGCTGGATCGCGACCGGCAGATCGGCGCCGGCGGCCTCGGCGAGCGAGATCCACTCGCGGATGCGGGCCGCGGTGTAGTTCGACACCGCGACGTAGCGCACGAGCCCGTCCGTCACGAGATCGGCGAAGCCGGCCACGGTCTCTTCGAGCGGGGTGTCGGTGTCGTCGAAGTGCGCGTAGTACAGGTCGATCGTGTCGACGCCGAGACGCGTCAGCGACGCCTCCGCGGCGGCACGGATGTTCTTCGCGCTCAGCCCGCGGAACTGAGGGTGCTGGCTGACCTTCGTCGCCACGACGACATTCTCGGGCTTGCGCGAGGCGAGCCACTCGCCGATGAGGGTCTCGCTCTCACCGCCCGAGTTGCCGGGCACCCAGGCGCTGTAGGCGTCGGCGGTGTCGATGAAGTCGCCCCCACCGGAGTGGAACGCGTCGAGAACGGCGAACGAGGTGTCGCGGTCCGCGGTCCAGCCGAAGACGTTGCCGCCCAGCGAGAGGGGGAGGATGTCGAGGTCGCTGCGTCCGATACGCGTCATGATGCCCTTCCTGTCGAAATCGGTGACGTGGAGGTCAACGATCACCGTCGGAGGGCATTCCCGCGACGCGCCGGTTCAGCTGCCTCCGGACAGGATGCCGATCAGGCCGCTGATGAGCAGCCACAGGCCGATGCCCGCACCGGCGATCCAGATGACGACGGTGCCCGCCGGGTACTTCTTCTTCCCGTCGGAGCCGCCGGGGGTCTCGGGGGCGCTCACGAGCGCACCATCATGACGATCGAGACGATGAGCACGGCGAGTCCTCCGATGACGGCGATGGCGGCGATGATGGGTCCTCCGCCGGCCAGATAGGCGGCGACACCCAGAGCGAGAAAGAGCACGGCCAGCACGATGCCGACGATCTGGTAGACGCGATACCGCCGGCCGTCGTGCGTGGTCTTCTGTTCGCTCACGGTGCCCCCTCGGTCACCAGGCTACCGAAAAGCTGTGCGCCTCCTGAGCCGGTACGCGGGGAATCGCCCGAGTATGCGGATCGCGGCGTACCGTGGGCGCATGGCGCGTCCCGTACCCGACCCCGTTCGTCCCGGCCAGGAATCCGTGTGGGACTACCCCCGCCCACCGCGCGTGGAGCGCGTCCGCAAGCGCGTGCAGATCGACTTCGGCGGCGTGCGGATCGCCGATACCGCTGACGTCGTCCGTGTGCTCGAGACCAGCCATCCGCCGGTGTACTACGTGCCCATCGCGGCGTTCGGCGATGCGCTGACCCTCGGCGAGGGCGCGTCGTTCTGCGAGTTCAAGGGGGGAGCCCGGTACTTCGATGTCCACGGGGGTGGGGGAGCGGTCGCCGCTCGCGCCGCCTGGAACTATCCGCACCCCATGCCCGGGTACGAGATCCTCGAAGACCGGGTCGCCGTGTACGCGGGCCCGATGGATCGCGTCGTGCTGGGCGGCGAGACGGTCGAACCGCAGCCGGGCGGCTTCTACGGTGGGTGGGTGACGAGCGACCTCGCGGGCCCGTTCAAGGGCGTTCCGGGGTCGATGGGCTGGTAAGGGCCCGCCAGCGTGTGGGGTCGCACGCGGACCGCGGACTCACTCGCTCGGGAACGCCTCCGGCACGGCCGCGTACAGGTCGGCCAGCCACACGCGGGCGTTGCCGTCCGAGGGTGCACGCCAGTCGCCGCGCGGCGACAGCGAGCCCGCGGGCGACACCTTGGGGCCGTTCGGGATCGCGGTGCGCTTGAACTGCGCGAAGCCGAAGAACCGTTTCAGGAACACCTCGAGCCACTTCGCCACGGTGACGAGGTCGTACGCCGGCCGCCCTGCCTCGGGGTAGCCGGGGGGCCAGGCGCCGGCATCCCGATCGCTCCAGGCGTGAGCCGCGAGGAAGGCGATCTTCGACGGTCGGAAGCCGAAGCGCAGCACGTGGTAGAGCGTGAAATCGTGCAGGTTGTACGGGCCGATACGGTCCTCGGTGGACTGCATGCGGCCGTCCTGGCCGGCGGGCACTAGCTCGGGACTGATCTCGGTGTCGAGCACGGACTGGAGCACGTCGACGGTCTCATCGCTGAGCTCCCCTGAGGAGATCACCCACCGGATGAGGTGCTGGATGAGCGTCTTGGGAACGCCGGGGTTCACGGAGTAGTGGCTCATCTGGTCGCCCACGCCGTAGGTGGACCACCCGAGCGCGATCTCGGACAGGTCTCCGGTGCCGACGACGATCCCGTTGTTCTGGTTCGCCAGACGGAACAGGTAGTCGGTGCGGAGCCCCGCCTGGACGTTCTCGAACGTGACGTCATGGACGGGCTGCCCTGCCGCGAAGGGGTGTCCCATGCGCGAGAGCATCTCGGTCGCCGCCGGGCGGATGTCGATCTCTTCGATCGAGGCGCCGACGGTTTCGGCGAGGGCGATCGCGTTGCGCTTGGTCTTCTCGCTCGTGGCGAACCCGGGCAGCGTGTAGGTGAGGATGTCGCTGCGCGGACGCCCCATCCGGTCCATGGCGCGTGCGATCACGAGCAGCGCGTGCGTGGAATCGAGTCCGCCGCTCACACCGAGGACCGGACGCGGGTCGCCGATGGCCTGGAGCCGCTGCACGAGGCCCGACACCTGGATGTTGAACGCCTCGTAGCAGTCCTGCGCGAGGCGAGCCGGATCGTCGGGGACGAAGGGGAAGCGATCGACCGCGCGGCGCAGACCGAGGTCGGTCGCGGGCGGGGCGAGCTCGAACGACACCGTCCGGAACGCGGGGCCGGTCGTGCGGCGGTTGTCGTCGAATGTGCCCTGCCGCAGGCGATCCTGTCGCAGACGGTCCAGGTCGACGTCGGCGACGCTGCGCCGTGGTCCGTCGGGGAAGCGCTCGGTCGTGGCGAGCAGGTGCCCGCCCTCGTAGATCATGGTCTGGCCGTCCCATGAGACGTCGTTGGTCGATTCGCCCTGACCTGCGGCCGCGTAGACGTAGGCCGCGAGGCACCGCATGGACTGCGACTGCGACAGCAGGTTCCGATCGTCGGCACGCCCGATCGTGATGGGACTGCCCGACAGGTTGGCGAGCACCGTCGCCCCGGCGAGCGCCGCCCCCGAGGACGGCGGGATCGGCACCCAGACGTCCTCGCACACCTCGGCGTGCAGGGTGAGACCGGGTACGTCGGCCGCCTCGAACAGCAGGTCGGGTCCGAACGGCACCGTCTCGCCGGCGAGGCGGATGTGCTGACCGGCCTGGTCGTCTCCGCGCGCGTACCAGCGGTGCTCGTAGAACTCGCGATAGGTGGGCAGGTACGCCTTGGGGGCCACGCCGAGCACCCGACCGCGGTGGATCACGACCGCGCAATTGAACAGGCGGTTGCCGTGGCGCAGCGGCGCGCCGACGAGGAGCACCGGAAGAAGATCGGCGGATGCCAGCACCAGGCGCTCGACAGCGGTTTCGACGGCATCGAGGAGGGGATCCTGCATGACGAGGTCGTCGATCGCGTAGCCGGTGAGGCACAGCTCGGGGAAGACGGCGACGGCGACGCCCTCGGCGTCGCACGCGCGCGCGGAGTCGAGCACGGCGTCGGCATTGGCGGCGGGGTCGGCGACCGCGACGGGAATCGTGCACGCCGCGACGCGCGCGAACCCGTGCCGGTACACGTTCTCGAACGGCAGGTCGGTGATCACCCCCTCAGTCTGTCAGCACGGTCCGACACCGGGCGGTCGGATTGCGAGAGGAGGCCGGCCTGTGGATGGCGGAACCCGATGTCGGTGGCCCCGATTAGCGTTGAGGACCATGCGGTACATCGAGCAGGAGGCGCGGATCGTCTGGAGCGCCAGCGACCTCAAGGCGGCGGCGGAGTGCGAGTTCGCGTGGCTGCGCGCCATCGACGCGAAGATCGGTCGCGTCGCGCCCGTCGACGACCCCGAGGACGCCACCCTCGAACGCGCGGCCCGCCTGGGAACGGCGCACGAGCTGCGGGTGCTCGACGATGACCGCGCCCGCTTCGGCGCGGCGGTGCGCGAGATCCCGGCGGCCCGATCGTCCGACGCCCAGGCCCTCGCCGAAGCCGTGCGCCTCACCGACGAGGCTCTGGCCGACCCGTCCGTCGAGGTGGTGTACCAGGCCGCTTTCGCCACCGATGAGTTCGTGGGGTTCGCCGACTTCCTCGTCCGCGAGTCCGACGCGTCGCCCGAGGGAACGCGTCGGTGGATCGTGCAGGACACGAAGCTCGCGCGTCGGGCCCGGGTGACCGCGCTCATGCAGCTCGCCGCCTACGTGGATCAGCTCGATCGTCTCGGCGTCCCGCGCGCAGACGAGGTGCAGTTGCTGCTCGGCGACGGCTCGACGAGCACGCACCGCGTCGACGACCTCCTCCCGGTCTTCGGTCTGCGCCGGGAGCGCCTGCGTGCGCTGATCGCCGACCGGAGGGCCGATCTCGGCGTCGCCGGGGCGGCGATCGCCTGGGGCGATGCGCGCGGCGATCTCGGGGTCATCGCGTGCGGTCGGTGCGCCACGTGCGAGCTCGAGGTCGTCGCGCACCGCGACCTGCTCCTGGTCGCCGGCATGCGCCCCGTCCAGCGCGACCGGCTCCGTGCCGGCGGCATCGAGACGATCGACCAGCTGGCGGCCGCTCCGGCCGCTCCCGCCGCGATGAGCGCCGACACCTTCGCGTCCCTCCGCACGCAGGCGCGTCTGCAGCTCGAAAGCCCGGCGGGGGTCCCGGGCGGCGATGCCCCCGCTTCCGCCGTGCCGACCTTCGAGGTCGTCGCGCCGAAGTCGCTCGGGGTGCTTCCCCGGCCCGACCACGGCGATCTGTTCTTCGACTTCGAGGGCGACCCGCTCTACACCGAGGGGGTCGGTGAGCACTGGGGCATCGACTACCTCTTCGGCTGGGTCGACTCTCGCGAAACCTACGGGGCCCTGTGGGCGCACACCTTCGACGAGGAGCGAGCGGCCCTCGAGCGCTTCCTCGACATGGTGGCGCTGCGCCGTCAGCAGTACCCGGGCATGCACATCTACCACTACGCCCCCTACGAACCGACCCATCTGCTCACGATGGCGGCGCGCTACGGCGTTCGAGAAGCGGACGTCGATCGGCTCCTGCGCGACGGCGTCTTCGTCGACCTGTACCCGGTCGTCCGGCGAGCCCTGCGGGTCGGCTCGCGCTCGTATTCGATCAAGAAGCTCGAGCCCCTCTACATGGGCGACGAGGTGCGCACGAGCGACGTTCAGCGCGGAGACGACTCCATCGTGAGGTACGTCGAGGCCCGCGCGCTCGCCGCCGACGGCGACACGACCGCCGCGCAACGCGTGCTCGACGATCTCGCCGACTACAACCGCTACGACTGCGTGTCGACCCGGCGACTGCGCGATTGGCTGGTCGAGCGCGCCCGCGAGTCGGGCGCCGTCCCGGCGCGAGGGGCCGAGCCCGACGAGCAGGCGTACGAGCCCTCGCCGCGCGCCACGGCCCTGCAGAGGTGGGCGGCCGACGCCGCCGAGCCCGATGCGACGGCGCTTCGTCTCGCCGCTGCCGCCATCGACTACTACCCGCGCGAAGAGAAGACCTATTGGGCCACGCACTTCCTGCGCCTGCGTGAGCCGCTGTCGGTGTGGGAGGACACGCGTGACGTCGTGGTGGTCGATGCCGCACGTTCGCGGGTGGTCGCCGACTGGCATGTCCCCGAGTCGGGCCGGGGCTCGCAGCGCCGACTCGTCGAGCTGCGCGGTGAGGTCGCCCCCGGGACGCGCCTGAGCGCGGACGCCGAACCTTTCGCCGTCTACGATCTGCCCGCCCCGTTCCCGCTCGAGACACGGCCGCGGTGGATTCACGGTGCGCGCCGCACGACCGTTCGCGAGGTCCTCGACGACGGGGCGATCGTCGAAGAGATCGCCGCCGACGGAGTGACCTGGGACGACCTGCCGCTCGCCCTCACCCCGCCCGCCCCGCCCCGCGCCGGCAACCAGCAGAAGGCGATCGACGCGTGGGCCGACGCCGTCCTCGCGGCGGCCCCGGCGATCCCGCAGGGAGCCGCGGCCGACATCCTCCGCCGGGTCCCACCGCGGACGCTCTCGGGCGCTCTCGCCCCGGTCACCAGCATCGACGGCCGCGGTGGCGACGACGACGTGGCGGCGATCGCTCGGAGCGTGGCCGACCTGGACCACAGCTACCTGGCCGTGCAGGGCCCTCCCGGCACGGGCAAGACCTACGTCGGCTCCCACGTCATCGCCCGCCTCGTCGCCGATCGCGGGTACCGCGTCGGGGTCGTGGCGCAGTCGCACGCGACCGTCGAGCACATGCTCGATCAGGTCATCGCGGCGGGGGTGCCGGCATCCCGAGTCGGGAAAGCGCCGAAGGACCCGGGCGTCTCGCACTCCTTCACCGTTCTGCCGAAGAACGGGATCGCGGCGTTCACCGGCGAGAACGCCGCGACCGGTTTCGTCGTCGGCGGGACCGCGTGGGACTTCAGCCACGAGACCCGGATCCCCCGCGGAAGTCTCGACCTGCTGGTGATCGACGAAGCGGGTCAGTTCTCGCTCGCGTCCACGATCGCGGTGTCGCTCGCGGCGCGGCGCCTCCTTCTGCTGGGCGACCCCCAGCAGCTGCCGCAGGTCAGTCAGGGCACGCACCCCGAGCCCGTCGACACCTCGGCGCTCGGGTGGATCATCGACGGAGCCGAGGTGGTGCCCGAGGAGTTCGGCTACTTCCTCGCCCGCACGCGCCGCATGCACCCCGCCGTCGCCGAGCCGGTGTCGCGGCTGTCGTACGAGGGTCGCCTCGCCGCGCACCCCTCCACCGCTCTGCGCCGCCTCGACGGCGTCGAACCGGGGGTGCACGTGGTTCCGGTGCGCCACAGCGGAAATGCGACGTTCTCGAACGAAGAGGCGGCCGAGGTCGCCCGATTGGTCGCCGAGCTGGTCGGACGCGAGTGGACGGGAGCCGAGGGAGGGGCGGGCGATGCCGCCACCGTGCACGAACCGCGCGCGCTCCGGGCCGACGAGATCATCGTCATCACCCCGTATAACGCTCAGCAGGTCGCCGTCGAGGAGGCGCTGGCCGCGGCCGGCTTCGCCGACGTCCCGGTCGGGACGGTCGATCGGTTCCAGGGGAAGGAGGCGGTCGTGGCGATCCTGACGCTCGCCGCCTCGTCGGGGCGGGAGGCCCCCCGCGGGCTCGAGTTCCTCCTGCTGCGCAACCGCATCAACGTCGCGATCTCGCGGGCGATGCAGGCCGCCTACGTGGTGTACTCACCCGCTCTGCTCGACGACCTTCCGCGGACCCCCGAGGGGGTCGCGCGGCTCAGCGGCTTCGCGCGGTTGGTGGGCGCTCAGGCCGTGCCGTAAAGGCGGTCGCCCGCGTCTCCGAGGCCGGGCACGATGTAGCCCTTCTCGTTGAGGCGCTCGTCGACGGCGCCGAGCACGAGGGTCACGTCGTGTCCCTCGACCTGCTTCTCGATCGCCGCGACACCCTCGGGGGCGCCGAGCAGGCAGATCGCGGTGACGTCCTGCGCGCCGCGCGCGAAGAGGAAGTTGATGGCCGCGCCGAGCGAGCCGCCGGTGGCGAGCATCGGGTCGAGCACGAAGCACTGGCGGTCGCTGAGGTCGTCGGGAAGGCGCTCGGCGTAGGTCGTCGGCTCGAAGGTCTCTTCGTCGCGCACCATGCCGAGGAAGCCGACCTCGGCGGTGGGGAGGAGCTTCACCATGCCCTCGAGCATGCCGAGCCCGGCGCGCAGGATCGGGACGACGATCGGACGGGGCTCGCTGATCTTGACGCCCATGGTCGTGGTGACCGGAGTCTGGATCTCGATCGGATCGACGCGCACGTTGCGGGTCGCCTCGTAGGCGAGGAGCGTCACGAGTTCCTCGGTGAGCTGGCGGAACACCGGCGACGACGTCTGCACGTCACGCAGCACCGTGAGCTTGTGGGTGATGAGCGGGTGGTCGGCGACGTGGACACGCATAGGCTCAAGGCTAACCGCTCCACCCGCAGACCACCGCCCGTCTTTCACCGGAGATCCCGTGACGCCCACCGCCCGCGACCTCACCGCGATGCGGCGCGCCCTCGCCCTCGCCGATGCCGCGGCGGCCGACGGCGACGTCCCGGTGGGCGCAGTGGTCGTGGATGCCGCGGGCGAGGTCATCGGCGAAGGCCGCAACTTGCGCGAGGTCACGGGGGACCCGACGGCTCACGCCGAGGTCGTCGCCCTGCGCGAAGCCGCCCGTCGCCTGGGCACGTGGCACTTGGCCGAGTGCACCCTGGTCGTCACCCTCGAGCCGTGCGTCATGTGCGCCGGTGCGATCCTCCAGGCGCGCATCGAGCGGGTCGTCTTCGGATCGTGGGATGCCAAGGCCGGAGCCGCCGGCTCCCTGTACGACGTCCTGCGCGACCGGCGGCTTCCGCATCGCGTCGAGGTCGTCGGCGGGGTCGAGGAGGAAGGGGCCTCGAACCGGCTGCGCGCGTTCTTCGAGGGCCGCCGCTGACGACTCAGCGGGGGAGGAGCGGAAGCACCTCCGCGCCGATCTGGTCGGCGTGATCGACGTCGCGGAGGTCCATCAGCTGGAAGTAGACCCGTTCGGCTCCGAGTGCGCGAAGCCGCTCGACCTTCTCGGCGACCTGTGCGGGAGTGCCGACGATGTTCGCCCCGTCGTCGAACTGGTCGCGGGTGCGCCCGATCGCGTCGAGGCGGCGGTCGATCTCGGCGTCGTCCGCCCCGACGACGGTCGGAAGCGCCACCGAGAGCTTCAGCGTGCCCGGGTCGCGGCCGATCGCCTCGCACGCGGCGCGCACGACGGCGAACTTCTCGGCCACGACGTCCTCCGAGACGAACCCGATGTTGAACTCGGTGGCGTACCTCGCGGCCAGTGCGGGGGTGCGCTTCGGGCCGCCCCCGCCCACGATCACCGGAACCGGGGATTGCACCGGTTTCGGGAGCGCCGGCGCCTCGTCGAGGTCGTAGTGCTCGCCGTGGAACGTGAAGGTGTCGGCATCCGGGGTCGACCAGAGACCCGTCACGACCTGGAGCTGCTCTTCGAGCAGATCGAAGCGCTGGGGCGGGAACGGGATGCCGTAGGCGCGGTGCTCGCGCTCGAACCACCCCGTTCCGAGCCCCAGCTCGACGCGGCCGCCCGACATCGCGTCGACCTGGGCGACCTGGATCGCGAGGATCGCCGGGACCCGGTAGGTCACGGACGACACGAGGGTGCCTAGGCGGATCCGCGAGGTCTCGCGGGCGAGGCCGGCGAGCGTCGTCCACGCGTCGGTGGGGCCGGGGCGCGCATCTCCCTCGCCCATGCGCAGGTAGTGGTCGGACCGGAAGAACCCGTCGAGACCGTGCTCTTCGGCGGAGCGCGCGAAAGCGAGCTGGTCGTCGTAGGAGAAGCCCTGCTGGGGCTCGGTGAACAGGCAGTACTCCACGGGGACCTCCGGGGGCGGGTCGGGGATGGGTCAGTCGGCCGAGCGCAGGATGATCGCCTCGGTCGGGGGTGCCGGGTCGGCGGGGCGACCGACGTAGCCGATGTGGGTCAGCAGAGCCTGACGGAACACCGCGGGGCGTTCGAGGTGCACGGAGTGTCCGGCGCCCTCGACGGGCACCTCGGCGACCTCGCCGCCCTTCTCCGCATAGGACGAGAGCACATCGCGCGTCTGCGAGACCATCGGCTGCGCGGGCGCGACATCGACGCCGGGCCAGTCGGGGACCACGCCGAGCGCGCCGAGGTGGTTGACGTCCGAGAACGAGGTGTCCGAGACGATCGCATCGGCGGTGCCGTAGATCCACAGGATCGGCGGCTTCGCGGCGAGGTCCACGATGCCCGAGACGTCGAGGTACTTCGGCGCGAGGGCGTTCAGCACTCCCGTCGTCCCGGGGGCGAAGCCCGGCCAGGTCGAGGTGGTGACCGAGTCGCCCGGGTAGTTGCCGGTGGCCGTGGACGTCGACAGCATCGCTTCGACCCACACGTCCTCGTGCTCGCTCCGATAGCCGTCGGCGACGTAGCTGCTGCGGAACACGGAGCGGGGAGAGGTGGGGGCCCCGTCGGTGGTGTCGTGGTCGATGAGACGCTGGATGAAGTCGGGGTTCGCCGCGCCCGCGCCCGCGCCCGCGTCTTCGTCGCTCAGACGGGAGCCGTCGCGACGCGTGCCGCCGAACCCGTACGGCGAGATCGGCGACTGCAGGGTCAGTGACAGGACGGGGTGATCGAGCGCGTACTGCAGCACGACGGCTCCGCCCATCGACCAGCCGACGAGGTGGGCGGTGGAGATGCCGAGGGCCTCGAGCGTCGCGTGCAGGTCGTCGCTGAAATCGCGGACGCCGCGCGTGGCATCGATCGGGCTG from Microbacterium testaceum includes these protein-coding regions:
- a CDS encoding nucleoside phosphorylase; this translates as MKLLVAAHASELNAFEAEIPGFERLLTGVGKIPAAYALTRALCAGDYDEIVVVGTAGAIDDDVQGGIYDIAAAIQHDVKGLDGAFGEHVSLPARVETGHEGMVIATGDHFVDDAETVRLIRGLGGSLVDMESYALIWVAQQFGVPIRILRAVSDRAQDGATELWDDVVERCSHELRAEIRTRYGV
- a CDS encoding aldo/keto reductase gives rise to the protein MTRIGRSDLDILPLSLGGNVFGWTADRDTSFAVLDAFHSGGGDFIDTADAYSAWVPGNSGGESETLIGEWLASRKPENVVVATKVSQHPQFRGLSAKNIRAAAEASLTRLGVDTIDLYYAHFDDTDTPLEETVAGFADLVTDGLVRYVAVSNYTAARIREWISLAEAAGADLPVAIQPHYNLVHRTEVENDIVPVAEQYGMSLVPYYALASGFLTGKYRSADATGDSPRAEGAAKLATPAGLKLIDALEEVGDAHGASVAATALAWLRLQPTVAAPIASASKVEQVADLLASASLELTSDELAHLSAASEPAQG
- a CDS encoding DUF427 domain-containing protein, whose protein sequence is MARPVPDPVRPGQESVWDYPRPPRVERVRKRVQIDFGGVRIADTADVVRVLETSHPPVYYVPIAAFGDALTLGEGASFCEFKGGARYFDVHGGGGAVAARAAWNYPHPMPGYEILEDRVAVYAGPMDRVVLGGETVEPQPGGFYGGWVTSDLAGPFKGVPGSMGW
- a CDS encoding NAD(+) synthase — encoded protein: MITDLPFENVYRHGFARVAACTIPVAVADPAANADAVLDSARACDAEGVAVAVFPELCLTGYAIDDLVMQDPLLDAVETAVERLVLASADLLPVLLVGAPLRHGNRLFNCAVVIHRGRVLGVAPKAYLPTYREFYEHRWYARGDDQAGQHIRLAGETVPFGPDLLFEAADVPGLTLHAEVCEDVWVPIPPSSGAALAGATVLANLSGSPITIGRADDRNLLSQSQSMRCLAAYVYAAAGQGESTNDVSWDGQTMIYEGGHLLATTERFPDGPRRSVADVDLDRLRQDRLRQGTFDDNRRTTGPAFRTVSFELAPPATDLGLRRAVDRFPFVPDDPARLAQDCYEAFNIQVSGLVQRLQAIGDPRPVLGVSGGLDSTHALLVIARAMDRMGRPRSDILTYTLPGFATSEKTKRNAIALAETVGASIEEIDIRPAATEMLSRMGHPFAAGQPVHDVTFENVQAGLRTDYLFRLANQNNGIVVGTGDLSEIALGWSTYGVGDQMSHYSVNPGVPKTLIQHLIRWVISSGELSDETVDVLQSVLDTEISPELVPAGQDGRMQSTEDRIGPYNLHDFTLYHVLRFGFRPSKIAFLAAHAWSDRDAGAWPPGYPEAGRPAYDLVTVAKWLEVFLKRFFGFAQFKRTAIPNGPKVSPAGSLSPRGDWRAPSDGNARVWLADLYAAVPEAFPSE
- a CDS encoding TM0106 family RecB-like putative nuclease; protein product: MRYIEQEARIVWSASDLKAAAECEFAWLRAIDAKIGRVAPVDDPEDATLERAARLGTAHELRVLDDDRARFGAAVREIPAARSSDAQALAEAVRLTDEALADPSVEVVYQAAFATDEFVGFADFLVRESDASPEGTRRWIVQDTKLARRARVTALMQLAAYVDQLDRLGVPRADEVQLLLGDGSTSTHRVDDLLPVFGLRRERLRALIADRRADLGVAGAAIAWGDARGDLGVIACGRCATCELEVVAHRDLLLVAGMRPVQRDRLRAGGIETIDQLAAAPAAPAAMSADTFASLRTQARLQLESPAGVPGGDAPASAVPTFEVVAPKSLGVLPRPDHGDLFFDFEGDPLYTEGVGEHWGIDYLFGWVDSRETYGALWAHTFDEERAALERFLDMVALRRQQYPGMHIYHYAPYEPTHLLTMAARYGVREADVDRLLRDGVFVDLYPVVRRALRVGSRSYSIKKLEPLYMGDEVRTSDVQRGDDSIVRYVEARALAADGDTTAAQRVLDDLADYNRYDCVSTRRLRDWLVERARESGAVPARGAEPDEQAYEPSPRATALQRWAADAAEPDATALRLAAAAIDYYPREEKTYWATHFLRLREPLSVWEDTRDVVVVDAARSRVVADWHVPESGRGSQRRLVELRGEVAPGTRLSADAEPFAVYDLPAPFPLETRPRWIHGARRTTVREVLDDGAIVEEIAADGVTWDDLPLALTPPAPPRAGNQQKAIDAWADAVLAAAPAIPQGAAADILRRVPPRTLSGALAPVTSIDGRGGDDDVAAIARSVADLDHSYLAVQGPPGTGKTYVGSHVIARLVADRGYRVGVVAQSHATVEHMLDQVIAAGVPASRVGKAPKDPGVSHSFTVLPKNGIAAFTGENAATGFVVGGTAWDFSHETRIPRGSLDLLVIDEAGQFSLASTIAVSLAARRLLLLGDPQQLPQVSQGTHPEPVDTSALGWIIDGAEVVPEEFGYFLARTRRMHPAVAEPVSRLSYEGRLAAHPSTALRRLDGVEPGVHVVPVRHSGNATFSNEEAAEVARLVAELVGREWTGAEGGAGDAATVHEPRALRADEIIVITPYNAQQVAVEEALAAAGFADVPVGTVDRFQGKEAVVAILTLAASSGREAPRGLEFLLLRNRINVAISRAMQAAYVVYSPALLDDLPRTPEGVARLSGFARLVGAQAVP
- the upp gene encoding uracil phosphoribosyltransferase — translated: MRVHVADHPLITHKLTVLRDVQTSSPVFRQLTEELVTLLAYEATRNVRVDPIEIQTPVTTTMGVKISEPRPIVVPILRAGLGMLEGMVKLLPTAEVGFLGMVRDEETFEPTTYAERLPDDLSDRQCFVLDPMLATGGSLGAAINFLFARGAQDVTAICLLGAPEGVAAIEKQVEGHDVTLVLGAVDERLNEKGYIVPGLGDAGDRLYGTA
- the tadA gene encoding tRNA adenosine(34) deaminase TadA is translated as MRRALALADAAAADGDVPVGAVVVDAAGEVIGEGRNLREVTGDPTAHAEVVALREAARRLGTWHLAECTLVVTLEPCVMCAGAILQARIERVVFGSWDAKAGAAGSLYDVLRDRRLPHRVEVVGGVEEEGASNRLRAFFEGRR
- a CDS encoding LLM class F420-dependent oxidoreductase → MEYCLFTEPQQGFSYDDQLAFARSAEEHGLDGFFRSDHYLRMGEGDARPGPTDAWTTLAGLARETSRIRLGTLVSSVTYRVPAILAIQVAQVDAMSGGRVELGLGTGWFEREHRAYGIPFPPQRFDLLEEQLQVVTGLWSTPDADTFTFHGEHYDLDEAPALPKPVQSPVPVIVGGGGPKRTPALAARYATEFNIGFVSEDVVAEKFAVVRAACEAIGRDPGTLKLSVALPTVVGADDAEIDRRLDAIGRTRDQFDDGANIVGTPAQVAEKVERLRALGAERVYFQLMDLRDVDHADQIGAEVLPLLPR
- a CDS encoding alpha/beta fold hydrolase produces the protein MTLFDGITARLVETDRLGVNVLERVGDDPSTSPEHTVVFVHGNVASSLFWQEIMQDLPSELRVIAVDLRGFGRTEHSPIDATRGVRDFSDDLHATLEALGISTAHLVGWSMGGAVVLQYALDHPVLSLTLQSPISPYGFGGTRRDGSRLSDEDAGAGAGAANPDFIQRLIDHDTTDGAPTSPRSVFRSSYVADGYRSEHEDVWVEAMLSTSTATGNYPGDSVTTSTWPGFAPGTTGVLNALAPKYLDVSGIVDLAAKPPILWIYGTADAIVSDTSFSDVNHLGALGVVPDWPGVDVAPAQPMVSQTRDVLSSYAEKGGEVAEVPVEGAGHSVHLERPAVFRQALLTHIGYVGRPADPAPPTEAIILRSAD